A single region of the Sulfitobacter geojensis genome encodes:
- the dctP gene encoding TRAP transporter substrate-binding protein DctP codes for MKSKFFTTAAALACLTLGTAAQSETLRLSHQWSNKDVRHQVAQIVADEVAAADVDLDIQIFGSKSLFKPREQYRPLSRGQLDMTVLPLSYAGGQQPAYNLTLMPGMVKNHDHAARLSASPFMEALEEKMADDDVMVLVHGYLAGGFVGKDKCITAPDDVKGLQTRAAGKAFEQMLAGAGASIASMASSEIYNAMQTGVLTAANTSSSSFVSYRIYEQVKCYTPAGDVALWFMYQPLLMNKAKFDGLNADQQKALLDASAKAEAFYLEEAKKQDAASEKVFRDAGVEIAQMTAEDFDAWRALAQETSYKAFVADVPDGQELLDMALAVE; via the coding sequence ATGAAGTCTAAGTTTTTCACAACCGCCGCCGCATTGGCCTGCCTGACGCTTGGCACAGCCGCACAATCAGAAACGCTGCGCCTGTCGCATCAATGGTCCAACAAGGACGTGCGCCATCAGGTGGCACAGATTGTGGCAGACGAAGTCGCCGCGGCAGATGTCGATCTGGACATTCAGATTTTCGGTTCCAAATCCCTGTTCAAGCCGCGCGAACAATATCGCCCGCTAAGCCGTGGTCAGCTGGATATGACCGTTCTGCCGCTCAGCTATGCCGGCGGTCAACAGCCTGCTTATAACCTCACGCTCATGCCGGGCATGGTCAAAAACCACGACCACGCCGCCCGCCTAAGTGCCTCGCCCTTTATGGAAGCGCTTGAGGAAAAAATGGCGGACGATGACGTCATGGTATTGGTACACGGCTATCTGGCCGGTGGATTTGTTGGCAAAGACAAATGCATCACGGCACCCGATGACGTGAAGGGCCTGCAAACCCGCGCCGCGGGCAAGGCGTTTGAACAGATGTTGGCAGGGGCAGGGGCCTCCATCGCGTCGATGGCATCGTCGGAGATTTACAATGCCATGCAAACCGGTGTTCTTACGGCGGCAAATACATCTTCGTCGTCTTTCGTGTCCTACCGGATTTACGAACAGGTCAAATGCTACACCCCAGCCGGCGATGTGGCCTTGTGGTTCATGTACCAGCCCCTGTTGATGAACAAAGCCAAGTTTGACGGGTTGAACGCCGATCAGCAAAAGGCCCTGCTGGATGCCTCGGCCAAAGCCGAAGCGTTCTATCTGGAAGAAGCCAAAAAACAGGATGCCGCATCTGAAAAAGTGTTCCGCGATGCAGGTGTCGAGATCGCGCAGATGACCGCCGAAGACTTTGACGCGTGGCGCGCGTTGGCGCAGGAAACGTCCTACAAAGCCTTTGTTGCTGATGTGCCTGACGGTCAAGAGCTGCTCGATATGGCATTGGCTGTCGAGTAA
- a CDS encoding TRAP transporter small permease, with the protein MAGSSSAVVARTGDNLFLRVVAALSTVAGWCSAAMIVAAVAITCQMIFIRFVLNGSTVWQTEAVIYLAIGATLIGLPYVQRLRGHVNVDLIPLMLGRRARFVMALCTLSLSIAMVAIMLWYGYEFWHLTFEKNWKSDTVWGVRLWIPYAAMPIGFGLFLLQLIADLVAVILKIDTPFGLEDV; encoded by the coding sequence ATGGCGGGCTCAAGCTCAGCTGTCGTGGCGCGGACAGGCGACAATTTGTTCCTGCGCGTTGTGGCTGCTCTTTCAACTGTGGCGGGGTGGTGTTCTGCCGCGATGATCGTGGCGGCGGTCGCGATCACCTGTCAGATGATTTTCATCCGCTTTGTGCTGAATGGATCAACCGTTTGGCAGACCGAAGCGGTGATTTACCTTGCCATCGGCGCGACGCTGATCGGCTTGCCATATGTGCAGCGCCTGCGGGGGCACGTGAACGTCGATTTGATCCCGCTGATGCTGGGCCGGCGCGCGCGGTTTGTGATGGCGCTGTGCACCCTGTCGCTGTCAATTGCCATGGTCGCGATCATGCTATGGTACGGCTATGAATTCTGGCACCTGACGTTCGAAAAGAACTGGAAATCCGACACCGTCTGGGGCGTACGCCTGTGGATTCCATATGCCGCCATGCCCATCGGCTTTGGCCTATTCCTTTTGCAGCTGATCGCGGATCTTGTCGCGGTCATCTTGAAAATCGACACCCCGTTCGGCCTGGAGGACGTATAA